Sequence from the Thermoplasmata archaeon genome:
TCCGCGGGCGTGGAGGGCACCAAGGCATTCCTGCTGGAGACCGTGAAGGCCGCCGGGCCGAACGCCTGTCCGCCGCTCGTGCTGGGCATGGGGATCGGTGGGAACTCCGAGGAGGTCACGCTGCTCGCGAAAAAGGCGCTGTACCGCCCGCTCGGATCGCCGAACCCGGACCCCTATTACGCTAACCTCGAGAAGGAATGGCTCGCGGCCGTGAACCGACTCGGCGTGGGCCCGCAGGGACTTGGGGGCGGGACGACCGCCCTCGCCCTGCACATCGAGGCGAAGTCCTGCCACATCGGCGCCCTGCCCGTCGCGGTGAACATCGACTGCCACGCGCACCGCCACAAGGAGGCGGTCCTGTGAGCGACCGGATCGAGCTGCGACCCCCTCTCAAGGATGCAGACGTCGCAACCCTTTCCATCGGCGATCCCGTGACCATCACGGGCCTCCTATACGGAGCGCGGGACGCCGCGCACAAGAAGATGGTCGACTTGCTCGACGCGGGCAGGCCGCTGCCCGTGGACCTCCGCGGGCATATCGTGTACTACGTGGGCCCGACGCCGGCCCCGCCCGGCCGCCCAATCGGGGCCGCGGGGCCGACGACGTCCCTGCGCATGGACGCCTACGCGCCGCGGATGTACGAGTACGGCGTGAAGGCGACCGTGGGCAAGGGGAACCGCAACCAGGCCGTGATCGACAGCCTCGTCAGGCACAGGGCCGTCTACTTGATCGCGGTGGGCGGCCTCGGCGCGACCCTGTCGCAGCGGATCAAGTCCGCGAAGGTGATCGCCTACCCCGAACTGGGAACGGAAGCCCTCTGGGAGTTCCGGGTAGAGGATTTCCCCGCGATCGTGGCCAACGACACGAAGGGCCGGGACGTGTTCAAGGAAGGCCAAGAGGTCTGGGCCAAGAAGCTCGCCGTGGCTTGAGACCCGTCCATGGGCGCGCTTCCAGTGGTCCATTCTTCGAACCGACCCGCGGCCCTGAATGCTTGTCACCACAAAGGATGACAAGCACTCTTATAATCCCGTTATATTGGCGGAGGGCAGCAAGTGAGTGGGGGAATCAAGCGTGCCCAGCGTGCCCCGGGCGGACCCGGTCGTCGACGAGGACCGGACCTGCCCCGAATGCAAGAGCGACCATCTGGTGCTAGACTATACCCGCGGGGAGCTCGTCTGCGACTCCTGCGGCCTCGTCATCCGGGACAGCACGATCGATGAGGGCCCCGAATGGTCCGCCTACTCGGTCGAGGAGAACGATCGGCTCGCCCGCACGGGCGCGCCGCGGAGCTACGTGGCGGGCTCGTCCGGCCTGACCACGGTCATCCCCCTCGCGAACAAGGACGCCCGGGGGAACACGATCCCGCTCCGAGAGCGGGAGAAGTTCTACCGCATGCGGAAGCTCCAGCGCCACTCGGGCCACTCCCGCCCCGGGGAGCGCAGCCTGCCCGAGACCATCCGTGCGCTCGACCGGGTGGCCTCCCTGATGGGCCTCCCCCGGCCCGTGAAGGATGAGGCGGGTTTCATCTGCAAGAAAGCGCTCGAGAAGGGACTCGTCCGCGGGCGGTCCATCGAAGGCATCGTGGCGGCTGCGGTCTACGCGGCGTGCCGGATCGACGGCGTGCCCCGCACGTTGGACGAGCTGCAACAGGTCACCGGCGTGCGCAAGAAGACGATCGGCAAGGCGTACGGTGCGCTCCTCCGCACCTTGACCCTACGCGTGCCGCCATCCCATCCCACGGACTATGTGAGCCGGTTCTGCTCCAAGCTGAGCTTGAGCAACAACGTGCAGACCGAGGCGCTCAAGATCCTCAAGGAGCTGGAGAAGGTCGACAGCTCCATGTCCCTCTCCCCTGCGGGAACCGCCGCGGCCGCCATCTACCTCGCGTCCCTCTCGTGCGGCGAACGTCGGCCTCAGAAAGCGATCGCCAAAGTCGCCGGCGTCAGCGAGGTCACGCTCCGGAACCGCTTCCAGTTCATGGAGGACTTCATGCAGCAACTCACGCTGCCACGGGGTCGCGCGCCAAAGGTTGCCACGCCGAGCCCACCGTGAGAGACCACCGCCTCGGGAAATTTCGGTTCGCGCTCTCCCGGTCTCAGCTTTTGAAAAATGAGACAAAAGCTTTGTAAGGCGCGACCATGTGCGTTAGCCCAGGGACGAGCGTGCACGATCGAGTGGTGGTCCTGGCAGTCGCAGGGCTTTTGGCTCGAATCGTTCAAGAACCCCTCGCCCCATCGCCGACCCGCGGCGGACGACCGCGGAATTGTGTCTCGAGCCTCGTGATCCTATGAGCGCGAAGACCCCCAGAACCAATGACCTCTCCTGGATGATCGGTGGTGCCCAGGGGAGCGGCGTGGATTCCTCAGCGAATGCCTTCGCGCGGGCCTGCGCCCATGCGGGCCTGAACGTGTTCGGGAAGCGCGAGTACTACTCGAACATCAAGGGCGAGCACTCCTACTTCACCGTACGGGCGTCCTCCCACGTCGTGCGGTCCCACATCGACGACATCCACCTGCTCGCGACGTTCGACGCGGAGACCGCGTTTCGCCACGCGCGGGAGGTCGTCGACGACGGCGCGATCATCTACGACCCGAGCCAGGGGAAGACGAAGGTCTCGGACATCCCGACGATCGAGCATCGCCTCAAGGATGAACTCAAGACGTACCTGATTGCCCGGGGCGTGGGCGAGACGCTCGACGACCTGCTCAAGGCGGCGAGCCAGCGCGGCGTGACCTTGATCCCGATTCCCTACAACGATCTCCTCGAGCAGATTGCGGACGAGTTCCACGTCGACGCGCTGAGCAAGATCGCGCGGATGATCAACATGCTCGCGGTCGGCGCGTCCCTCGGCGTCGTGGGCCTCCCCTTCGACTACACGATCCAGGCCCTGAACGATGTGTTCCGGAACAAGAAGGCCACCGTCGACATGAACGCCGCAGGTGCGCGGAGGGCGTACGAGATCGGGAAGACGCTCGCCCCGGACTTCGGCTACCCCCTGACCAAGATGGCGCGGAAGGAGCCGCGGCTCTTCCTCACGGGCAGCCAGGCGGGCGCCCTGGGGAAGCTCTACGGGGGGCTGCGCGTCCAGACGTACTACCCGATCACACCGGCCTCCGACGAGAGCGAGTTCCTGGAGGCCAACGAGGTCCTGGACCTGGACGGCCACAACGTGCCCGAGCTCGAGGACGCCTCCTTCGTCAAGGAGAAGGGGGCCTCGGTCCTCGTCGTGCAGACGGAGGACGAGATCGCCGCGATCACGATGGCCATCGGCGCGGCCCTCACGGGCGCGCGGGCCGCGACGGCGACCTCGGGCCCCGGTTTTTGTCTCATGATGGAGGGCATCGGGTACTCGTCGATCAACGAGATTCCGGTGGTCATCACACTGTACCAGCGGGCGGGCCCAAGCACGGGCATGCCGACCCGCCATGAACAGGGCGACCTCCGGTTCGCCCTGCACGCCGGGCACGGCGACAGCCCCCGGATCCTCCTCGCCTCGGGCGACTTCGAGGAGATGATCCGGGACGGCCTCCTCGCCTTCAACTACGCGGAGCGCTACCAGATGCCCGTGATCCACATGGTGGACAAGGCGCTCGCGAACAACAGCGGCACGGTCCCCATGCCCGATCTGACGGACTTGCGCATCGACCGCGGCCGCATGGTCGTCGACGGGAACGGCTTCGGTCCCGAGCACCCGTACCACCGCTTCGAGCTCGGAGACAACCCCATTTCCCCGCGGGCGGTGGTCGGCCAGCACGGCACTCTGTTCTGGAACACGGGCGACGAGCACGACGAGACGGGTCACATCACGGAGGACCCTGGGCTTCGGGACATGATGATGGAGAAACGGGAGGCGAAGCTGCAGCTTGCCGGGAAGGAGATCCCGGATTCCGTGAAGTACCACTATTTCGGCGCCAAGGACGCGGAGACCGTGCTCGTGAGCTGGGGTTCCACGAAGGGCCCCATCCTGGACGCGCTCGACCGGCTCCTCGCCGAGAAGGAGTCCGTGGGCTTCCTCCAGCTCCGCCTGCTGAATCCCTTCCCCTCCGAGGCGGTCCTCGCGTACCTGGCCAAGGCGAAGCATCGCGTGGACATCGAGATGAACTTCAGCGCGCAGCTGGGCGGCCTGATCCGGGAGCGCACGGGCATCGAGCCGACCCACCTGGTCGTCAAGTACAACGGCCGCCCCATGTCCAACACTGAGGTCCACGACGCGATCAAGGCGATCATCCGCAACCAGGCCCCGCACAGGACGGTGCTCACCCATGGCGCTTGAGCAGGTCCTCAAGGCCGCGGACTTCGCCACGGAGGTCCACAACGACTGGTGCCCGGGGTGCGGGGACTTTGGCATTCTCCGCACGGTCCAGATGGCCCTCGCGGAGATGAAGCTCGACCCGTACCGCGTGGCCATGGTCTCCGGGATCGGCTGCTCCGCGAAGACGATCCACTACATCAAGACGTACGGGATCCACACGTTGCACGGCCGCGTCCTGCCCGTGGCCCAGGGGATCAAGCTGGCGAACCCGAACCTCGAGGTCATCGCCGTGGGCGGCGACGGGGACGGCATGGGGATCGGCGGCGCGCACTTCGTGAACGCGGGCCGGAGGAACCTGGACATGCTCTACATCCTGTACGACAACGGGGTGTACGGTCTGACCAAGGGACAGGCCTCGCCCACGCTCAAGCTCGGCGTCCAGACGAAGTCCCTGGCCCACCCGAACATCAACGAGGCCGTGAACCCGATCTGGCTCGCCCTCGCCGCGGGCGCGACGTGGGTCGGCCGCGGCTACTCGTACGACGTGAAGCATCTCAAGGACCTGATCGTCCAGGGTGTGCGCCACCAGGGGTACGCGTTCCTGGACGTCCTCCAGCCCTGCCCGACCTACAACGACATCAACACGAAGGAGTGGTACGGGGGCGAGGACCGCGCCGACCTGAACGGGGGCAAGCCCCTACCGCGGGTCTACAAGCTCGAGACCGAGGGGTTCGACCCCGTGGTCCACGAGCCTACGGACATCGAGGCCAAGGCGAAGCAAGCCCTCGAGAAGGCGCTCGAGTGGGGCGACCGGATCCCGATCGGCGTGTTCTACAACAACGAGCACGTGCCGGACATGGGGGAGCGCATCCGCCAGCGCATCCCAACGTACTTCCAGCACCCGCCCGCGGAGCAGCGGGTCGCGGGACCGAACGGAGAGCCCTTGACCGACCTGCGGAAGCTCTTCGGCCGCCTTACGGTCCCGCCTTCGGCATGATCCGGGGCGGCAGTACGCTCTCCCGCGGCCGTGGGTTCGTGCGCTTGCCCATCTCCCAGATCCGTTCCGCCATCTGGGCCATGGCCGCCGCGATCGCCGGGTCGTCCGTCCAGATCGCGATGTCCTCGCCCCGGAACCCCGAATCGTCGTCGGGGATCGGGTGGCTCATGAGGAACTGTTGGCCGTCCACCCCGTGCCGACA
This genomic interval carries:
- a CDS encoding FumA C-terminus/TtdB family hydratase beta subunit; this encodes MSDRIELRPPLKDADVATLSIGDPVTITGLLYGARDAAHKKMVDLLDAGRPLPVDLRGHIVYYVGPTPAPPGRPIGAAGPTTSLRMDAYAPRMYEYGVKATVGKGNRNQAVIDSLVRHRAVYLIAVGGLGATLSQRIKSAKVIAYPELGTEALWEFRVEDFPAIVANDTKGRDVFKEGQEVWAKKLAVA
- a CDS encoding TFIIB-type zinc ribbon-containing protein, with translation MPSVPRADPVVDEDRTCPECKSDHLVLDYTRGELVCDSCGLVIRDSTIDEGPEWSAYSVEENDRLARTGAPRSYVAGSSGLTTVIPLANKDARGNTIPLREREKFYRMRKLQRHSGHSRPGERSLPETIRALDRVASLMGLPRPVKDEAGFICKKALEKGLVRGRSIEGIVAAAVYAACRIDGVPRTLDELQQVTGVRKKTIGKAYGALLRTLTLRVPPSHPTDYVSRFCSKLSLSNNVQTEALKILKELEKVDSSMSLSPAGTAAAAIYLASLSCGERRPQKAIAKVAGVSEVTLRNRFQFMEDFMQQLTLPRGRAPKVATPSPP
- a CDS encoding 2-oxoacid:ferredoxin oxidoreductase subunit alpha codes for the protein MSAKTPRTNDLSWMIGGAQGSGVDSSANAFARACAHAGLNVFGKREYYSNIKGEHSYFTVRASSHVVRSHIDDIHLLATFDAETAFRHAREVVDDGAIIYDPSQGKTKVSDIPTIEHRLKDELKTYLIARGVGETLDDLLKAASQRGVTLIPIPYNDLLEQIADEFHVDALSKIARMINMLAVGASLGVVGLPFDYTIQALNDVFRNKKATVDMNAAGARRAYEIGKTLAPDFGYPLTKMARKEPRLFLTGSQAGALGKLYGGLRVQTYYPITPASDESEFLEANEVLDLDGHNVPELEDASFVKEKGASVLVVQTEDEIAAITMAIGAALTGARAATATSGPGFCLMMEGIGYSSINEIPVVITLYQRAGPSTGMPTRHEQGDLRFALHAGHGDSPRILLASGDFEEMIRDGLLAFNYAERYQMPVIHMVDKALANNSGTVPMPDLTDLRIDRGRMVVDGNGFGPEHPYHRFELGDNPISPRAVVGQHGTLFWNTGDEHDETGHITEDPGLRDMMMEKREAKLQLAGKEIPDSVKYHYFGAKDAETVLVSWGSTKGPILDALDRLLAEKESVGFLQLRLLNPFPSEAVLAYLAKAKHRVDIEMNFSAQLGGLIRERTGIEPTHLVVKYNGRPMSNTEVHDAIKAIIRNQAPHRTVLTHGA
- a CDS encoding 2-oxoacid:ferredoxin oxidoreductase subunit beta, which encodes MALEQVLKAADFATEVHNDWCPGCGDFGILRTVQMALAEMKLDPYRVAMVSGIGCSAKTIHYIKTYGIHTLHGRVLPVAQGIKLANPNLEVIAVGGDGDGMGIGGAHFVNAGRRNLDMLYILYDNGVYGLTKGQASPTLKLGVQTKSLAHPNINEAVNPIWLALAAGATWVGRGYSYDVKHLKDLIVQGVRHQGYAFLDVLQPCPTYNDINTKEWYGGEDRADLNGGKPLPRVYKLETEGFDPVVHEPTDIEAKAKQALEKALEWGDRIPIGVFYNNEHVPDMGERIRQRIPTYFQHPPAEQRVAGPNGEPLTDLRKLFGRLTVPPSA